A stretch of Spirosoma oryzicola DNA encodes these proteins:
- the rihA gene encoding pyrimidine-specific ribonucleoside hydrolase RihA, whose translation MKKVPVIIDCDPGHDDAVMLMLAVGSGLFDIKAITTSAGNQTQEKTLKNALRLKTLLAIDTPIYKGSDKPLFRNLIIADQVHGEMGMDGPILPEPVITPESLSAIEAIANILTESSEKITIVPTGPLTNIATFLLAYPHLKPRIERISMMGGGAFRGNMTPTAEFNIYVDPEAAAIVFQSGVPITMCGLDVTHKALVFQEDIERFRSIGNRTGQVIAELMDFFSIFYRKERPELDGGAALHDPCAIAWLIDPSMFQSKACYVDVEVTGKLTAGTTVVDFFDVLKKTPNAEVVYDIDREKYIQLIYDSVLGLP comes from the coding sequence ATGAAGAAAGTACCGGTAATTATTGACTGCGATCCCGGCCACGACGATGCTGTAATGCTTATGCTGGCGGTTGGCAGTGGCTTGTTTGATATAAAAGCGATCACTACCTCAGCGGGTAATCAGACGCAGGAAAAAACGCTCAAAAATGCGCTTCGGCTAAAGACGCTACTGGCGATTGACACGCCCATTTACAAAGGAAGTGACAAGCCGTTGTTTCGTAATCTGATCATTGCCGATCAGGTGCACGGCGAAATGGGAATGGACGGACCTATCCTGCCGGAGCCGGTCATCACGCCAGAGTCTTTGTCGGCTATCGAAGCGATTGCCAACATCCTGACGGAGAGTTCAGAAAAGATAACGATTGTACCAACCGGTCCTCTGACGAACATTGCTACGTTTCTGCTGGCTTATCCGCACCTGAAACCGCGCATTGAGCGAATCTCGATGATGGGTGGTGGCGCTTTTCGGGGAAACATGACGCCTACTGCCGAGTTCAACATTTACGTCGATCCCGAAGCGGCTGCCATTGTTTTTCAGTCGGGCGTGCCGATTACCATGTGCGGTCTGGACGTTACGCACAAGGCGCTGGTTTTTCAGGAAGACATCGAACGCTTCCGCTCGATTGGCAACCGGACGGGGCAGGTCATCGCCGAACTGATGGACTTTTTTTCGATCTTTTACCGGAAAGAACGGCCCGAACTCGACGGTGGTGCCGCACTACACGATCCCTGCGCCATCGCGTGGCTGATCGATCCGTCCATGTTTCAGTCGAAAGCCTGTTATGTCGATGTAGAAGTGACGGGTAAACTGACTGCCGGAACGACGGTCGTTGATTTCTTCGACGTGCTTAAAAAGACGCCCAACGCCGAAGTCGTCTATGACATCGACCGCGAAAAATACATTCAACTGATCTACGATTCGGTTCTTGGGTTGCCCTAG
- a CDS encoding prephenate dehydrogenase, producing MVVSIVGIGLLGGSFALAIREKYPKMRFIGVDASVVNGQLALAKGIVDEVLPLAEAVAQSTLVVMATPVNVIIDLLPVVLEHLPPGATVIDLGSTKGLICSIADAHPKRAQFVAVHPMAGTENSGPGAAFKELLPGKNLIVCDREKSNPESLTLTESLFRDIGMKLFYMTPKEHDLHLAYVSHLSHISAFALGLTVLEKEKDEQAIFDMASTGFSSTVRLAKSSPQMWAPIFDQNRANVSDALTAYIEFLQRFKEVIDNQDLTTSFEFMQRANVIRRVLDGIEKR from the coding sequence ATGGTCGTAAGTATAGTGGGAATAGGGTTGCTAGGCGGGTCGTTCGCGCTGGCAATTCGTGAGAAATATCCGAAAATGCGCTTTATCGGCGTCGATGCGTCGGTTGTGAATGGTCAGCTGGCGTTGGCTAAAGGCATTGTTGATGAGGTGTTGCCACTGGCCGAAGCGGTAGCGCAAAGTACGCTGGTTGTCATGGCTACGCCGGTCAATGTTATTATTGATCTGTTGCCGGTTGTGCTTGAGCATTTGCCGCCGGGGGCTACCGTAATCGATCTGGGATCAACAAAAGGGCTGATCTGTAGCATTGCCGATGCGCACCCCAAGCGGGCGCAGTTCGTCGCCGTTCACCCGATGGCCGGAACCGAAAATTCGGGACCCGGCGCGGCTTTCAAAGAGTTGCTGCCCGGTAAGAACCTGATTGTCTGCGATCGGGAGAAAAGCAATCCAGAAAGCCTGACGCTCACCGAAAGCCTGTTCCGGGATATTGGCATGAAGTTGTTTTACATGACTCCGAAAGAGCATGACCTGCATCTTGCCTACGTATCGCACCTGAGTCACATCAGCGCATTTGCCCTCGGGTTGACGGTGCTGGAAAAAGAAAAAGACGAGCAGGCCATTTTCGACATGGCGAGTACCGGCTTTAGCTCGACGGTGCGACTGGCCAAAAGCTCTCCGCAGATGTGGGCACCCATTTTTGACCAGAATCGGGCGAATGTTTCGGATGCGCTGACGGCTTATATCGAATTTCTGCAACGTTTCAAAGAAGTTATCGACAACCAGGATTTGACGACCTCCTTCGAGTTTATGCAGCGAGCCAACGTCATTCGGCGCGTACTGGACGGTATTGAAAAACGGTAA
- a CDS encoding aldo/keto reductase — protein MQSTETPAVQAGTITIGGDLTVNRMAFGAMRLTGDGIWGPPKDHDECIRVLKRTVELGINFIDTADSYGPYVSEELIAEALHPYKEGLVIATKGALLRTGPNQWPVDGSRKHLEEALDGSLKRLKVEQIDLYQLHRFDPQVPSEEFLGFLKEAQQQGKIKHIGLSEVDIEQIEEAKQYFEVVSVQNMYNFGEQRWNNVLKYCEQNNIAFIPWYPLNAGNVSAQQAIKKVAERHNATDYQIALAWLLAASPVMLPIAGTSSVKHLEENVQAATIKLTDEDFQDMPLPQ, from the coding sequence ATGCAATCAACAGAAACACCAGCAGTGCAGGCTGGCACAATTACAATTGGCGGTGATCTGACCGTAAATCGGATGGCTTTTGGGGCAATGCGCTTGACGGGTGACGGTATCTGGGGACCACCGAAAGATCACGACGAGTGCATTCGCGTGCTGAAACGTACGGTCGAACTCGGAATTAATTTTATTGATACCGCTGACAGCTACGGTCCCTACGTGTCCGAAGAACTCATTGCCGAAGCGTTACATCCGTACAAAGAAGGTCTGGTAATCGCAACAAAAGGGGCACTACTTCGTACGGGTCCAAACCAGTGGCCGGTAGATGGGAGCCGTAAACACCTGGAAGAAGCTCTTGATGGTAGCCTGAAACGACTGAAAGTAGAGCAAATTGACTTGTATCAATTGCACCGATTTGACCCCCAGGTGCCTTCTGAGGAGTTTTTAGGCTTTCTGAAAGAAGCTCAGCAACAGGGAAAAATCAAGCACATCGGTTTGTCGGAGGTAGATATCGAGCAAATCGAGGAAGCCAAGCAATATTTCGAGGTTGTGTCTGTCCAGAACATGTATAATTTCGGTGAGCAGCGATGGAATAACGTCCTGAAATACTGTGAGCAAAATAACATCGCGTTTATCCCGTGGTATCCGTTGAACGCCGGTAACGTATCTGCTCAGCAGGCGATCAAAAAAGTAGCCGAGCGTCACAACGCAACGGATTATCAAATTGCGTTGGCCTGGTTGCTGGCTGCATCGCCGGTTATGCTGCCGATCGCTGGAACGTCGTCGGTCAAACACCTGGAAGAAAACGTGCAGGCCGCAACCATCAAGTTGACGGACGAAGATTTTCAAGATATGCCGCTTCCTCAGTAA
- a CDS encoding S9 family peptidase, translating to MKRILIGLSLNLCVLGLVNGQATEPTYNYDEAKVGTYTLPDPLLTKSGQRVTDKKGWERRRGELLDLFAQHVYGQTPTDKVKLRFQTVKTDNNALNGLAIRKQVSIRFVDYPKLPPIEVLLYVPKSAKKSVPVFLGLNFCGNHCVTTETDIPLSTRWMSKAADVTTDGPNGEPRATEKARGLQVRRWPIETILKRGYALATAYYGDIEPDHPQGWRSGIRSVLGDTSRADNWGAIGAWAWGMSRIADYLATESAIDAQRIISIGHSRIGKAALWAGAQDKRFAAVIANEAGEGGSALARRWYGETVERINTSFPHWFCNRYKTYNKRVSDLPVDQHELLALVAPRPLYVASAEEDQWSDPKGEFLGAVQTEPVYRLYGKVGLGTTTLPVVNQPVGQTVRYHDRTGKHDVTDYDWEHYLRFADELVR from the coding sequence ATGAAGCGAATTCTGATCGGACTGTCTCTTAACCTTTGCGTACTCGGTTTGGTCAACGGACAGGCAACGGAGCCGACGTACAACTACGACGAAGCAAAAGTAGGAACCTACACACTACCCGACCCGCTGCTTACAAAAAGTGGTCAGCGCGTAACGGACAAAAAAGGATGGGAGCGTCGCCGGGGCGAACTGCTGGATCTGTTTGCCCAACACGTGTACGGTCAAACGCCCACCGACAAGGTGAAATTGCGGTTTCAAACCGTAAAGACGGATAACAATGCCCTGAACGGGCTGGCGATTCGGAAACAGGTGTCTATTCGCTTCGTCGATTATCCGAAACTTCCGCCGATTGAGGTGCTGTTGTACGTACCGAAGTCCGCTAAAAAATCAGTTCCGGTATTTCTCGGGCTAAATTTCTGCGGCAATCACTGCGTAACTACGGAAACTGACATACCGCTTTCGACGCGATGGATGAGCAAAGCTGCGGACGTTACAACAGACGGACCGAACGGCGAACCCCGCGCTACCGAAAAAGCCCGTGGCTTGCAGGTTCGGCGCTGGCCTATCGAAACAATTTTGAAGCGGGGCTACGCGCTGGCAACGGCTTATTACGGCGATATTGAACCGGATCACCCACAGGGTTGGCGTTCGGGAATCCGCTCGGTTTTGGGCGATACCAGCCGCGCGGATAACTGGGGAGCCATTGGAGCCTGGGCCTGGGGAATGAGCCGTATTGCCGATTACCTTGCCACCGAATCGGCGATTGATGCACAGCGGATTATTAGTATTGGCCATTCACGCATCGGGAAAGCTGCTTTGTGGGCGGGGGCGCAGGACAAACGTTTTGCCGCCGTAATTGCCAATGAAGCCGGAGAAGGCGGTTCGGCACTAGCCCGACGGTGGTACGGCGAAACCGTTGAACGAATCAATACGTCTTTCCCGCACTGGTTTTGCAACCGGTACAAAACCTACAACAAACGTGTTTCTGACTTGCCCGTCGATCAGCATGAACTGCTGGCGCTGGTAGCACCGCGACCGTTGTACGTTGCCAGCGCGGAGGAAGACCAATGGTCGGACCCGAAAGGAGAGTTTTTGGGAGCGGTTCAGACCGAGCCTGTGTACCGCCTGTATGGTAAAGTAGGGCTGGGAACGACCACCCTTCCAGTGGTCAATCAACCGGTTGGGCAAACCGTGCGCTACCACGACCGCACCGGTAAGCACGACGTTACGGACTACGACTGGGAGCATTACCTGCGGTTTGCGGATGAATTAGTTCGGTAG
- the murA gene encoding UDP-N-acetylglucosamine 1-carboxyvinyltransferase, with translation MASFQITGGRKLKGELIPQGAKNEALQILCAVLLTKEPVTIHNIPTIRDVNQLIDLLGDLGVWVTKIGENSYRFVASDVNLDYLESDTYKRKAAALRGSVMLLGPMLARFKKGRIPRPGGDKIGRRRLDTHFLGFEKLGAQFNYDANDGGYYQVDASNLRGTYMLLDEASVTGTANVLMAAVMAEGTTTIYNAACEPYLQQLSKMLNSMGAKISGVGSNLLTIEGVSELHGTEHTMLPDMIEIGSFIGLAAMTQSEITIKNCRIPELGIIPDQFRRLGIQIEYRGDDIFIPAQDRYQIESFLDGGMMTVADSPWPGFTPDLLSIVLVTAVQAQGTLLIHQKMFESRLFFVDKLIDMGAQIILCDPHRATVVGLNRQIPLKGIRMSSPDIRAGVALLIAALSAQGTSIIDNIEQIDRGYQHIDTRLNAIGAEIIRL, from the coding sequence ATGGCTTCATTTCAAATTACGGGTGGGCGCAAGCTCAAAGGTGAACTGATTCCTCAGGGGGCAAAAAACGAAGCCCTCCAAATCCTGTGCGCTGTTCTGTTAACCAAAGAACCCGTCACGATTCATAACATTCCAACAATCCGGGATGTCAATCAACTCATCGATCTGCTGGGCGACCTCGGCGTTTGGGTAACCAAAATCGGCGAAAATTCGTACCGCTTCGTTGCATCGGATGTTAACCTCGATTATCTCGAAAGCGACACGTACAAGCGCAAGGCCGCAGCTCTCCGGGGTTCGGTCATGTTGCTCGGTCCCATGCTCGCCCGTTTCAAAAAAGGCCGGATTCCGCGGCCCGGTGGCGATAAGATCGGGCGTCGTCGGTTGGATACGCACTTCCTGGGCTTCGAAAAACTAGGAGCTCAGTTCAACTACGATGCTAACGATGGCGGCTATTATCAGGTGGATGCCAGCAATCTGCGGGGTACATACATGCTGCTCGACGAAGCTTCGGTAACAGGTACGGCCAACGTTCTGATGGCCGCTGTTATGGCCGAAGGCACAACGACTATCTACAATGCAGCCTGCGAACCCTATCTTCAGCAGTTGAGCAAAATGCTTAATTCGATGGGGGCCAAAATTTCGGGCGTCGGTTCTAACCTGCTCACCATCGAAGGCGTATCGGAACTCCACGGGACCGAGCACACCATGCTTCCCGATATGATCGAGATTGGCTCGTTCATTGGCCTGGCGGCTATGACCCAATCAGAAATCACCATCAAGAACTGCCGGATTCCCGAGCTGGGTATCATCCCCGACCAGTTCCGTCGGTTAGGCATTCAGATCGAGTACCGGGGCGACGATATCTTCATTCCGGCGCAGGACCGTTATCAAATCGAATCCTTCCTTGATGGCGGCATGATGACCGTTGCCGATTCGCCCTGGCCTGGTTTTACCCCCGATCTGCTGAGCATTGTACTCGTTACGGCGGTTCAGGCCCAGGGAACGCTACTCATTCACCAGAAGATGTTTGAAAGCCGGTTGTTCTTCGTGGACAAGCTCATCGACATGGGCGCGCAGATCATCCTCTGCGATCCGCACCGGGCAACCGTTGTTGGGCTGAACCGTCAGATTCCCCTAAAAGGTATTCGCATGTCGTCTCCCGATATTCGGGCGGGCGTTGCTTTACTGATCGCGGCTTTATCGGCGCAGGGCACCAGTATCATTGACAACATCGAGCAGATTGATCGGGGTTACCAACACATCGATACCCGTCTGAACGCTATCGGCGCTGAGATTATCCGGTTGTAA
- a CDS encoding M28 family metallopeptidase yields MRFSVSLPLTLLLSLGGAALSFAQPGTIPTEAQAVAKTVRPEAIRAAMRFLADDALEGRKPGTRGFALAANYVQTQLEALGLQPAGENNTYRQAVPLRRWQVREKTSSLTLSNKGNNQLLTYGKQFILNPNPDHADSDVNAPVVFVGYGVSAPELGYDDYTNIDVKGKIVAYANGAPTAFPSNQRAYYSSAKAEMAAAHGAVGVLSFSLPTDLRNRIETAAPRARQGIYRWLDKRGKPQRTFPSLKGSASLSDSAARLVFANAGTSFTDAVAAALKNRPQAFPLNISVRMRTQTDVVEDVAGQNVVAVLPGSDPILKNEYIVYVAHLDHLGIGRPVNGASTPGDSIYNGAHDNASGVAINLETARLFAALPKAPRRSIVFVGVTGEEMGLLGSDYFASNPTVPKEKIVANFCLDMPFFFHPLLDIVPYGAEHSSLGRETKLAADFVGVQISPDPIPEQTVFMRSDHFSFVRQGIPAIYIKSGSQTGNPKLDGTKLNLDWRATIYHSPQDDINQPFDFNAAAKHVQLQFLIGYLAAQADSRPTWNKADFFGTKFGQTSVIK; encoded by the coding sequence ATGCGTTTTTCTGTTTCTCTCCCGCTCACCCTACTCCTAAGTCTAGGTGGAGCGGCACTCTCTTTTGCCCAACCGGGTACGATACCCACCGAAGCCCAGGCCGTTGCCAAAACGGTTCGACCCGAAGCGATCCGAGCGGCCATGCGTTTTCTGGCCGACGATGCGCTCGAAGGTCGTAAGCCCGGTACTCGGGGGTTTGCCTTGGCGGCCAATTACGTACAAACGCAACTGGAAGCGCTGGGTCTGCAACCGGCTGGCGAAAACAACACGTACCGTCAGGCGGTACCGCTACGCCGGTGGCAGGTGCGGGAAAAAACCAGTTCGCTGACCTTGTCAAATAAAGGCAATAACCAGCTTTTGACGTACGGTAAGCAGTTTATCCTGAACCCTAACCCCGACCATGCGGATAGCGATGTCAATGCGCCCGTCGTTTTTGTCGGCTATGGCGTTTCGGCCCCGGAACTGGGTTACGACGATTACACCAACATTGACGTGAAAGGAAAAATCGTAGCGTATGCCAACGGAGCACCAACCGCTTTCCCGTCGAACCAGCGAGCTTATTATTCATCGGCAAAAGCCGAAATGGCTGCGGCTCACGGTGCCGTGGGCGTTCTGTCGTTTAGCCTGCCCACCGACCTGCGCAATCGCATCGAAACAGCCGCTCCACGCGCCCGGCAAGGCATCTACCGCTGGCTCGACAAACGCGGCAAACCCCAGCGCACCTTTCCCAGTTTGAAAGGATCAGCTTCGCTAAGCGATTCGGCAGCGCGGTTGGTCTTTGCCAATGCCGGAACTTCGTTTACCGATGCGGTTGCCGCTGCCCTGAAGAACCGACCACAAGCTTTCCCGCTGAATATTTCGGTACGGATGCGCACCCAAACCGATGTAGTGGAAGACGTCGCGGGACAAAACGTAGTGGCCGTTCTACCCGGCTCCGACCCGATTCTCAAGAATGAGTACATCGTTTACGTCGCGCATCTCGATCACCTGGGTATTGGCCGACCCGTGAACGGCGCATCCACGCCGGGCGATTCGATTTACAACGGTGCGCACGACAACGCATCGGGCGTCGCCATCAACCTCGAAACGGCTCGTTTATTTGCTGCATTACCGAAAGCCCCCCGACGTTCAATCGTGTTCGTTGGCGTTACGGGCGAAGAAATGGGGTTACTCGGTTCCGATTACTTCGCCAGCAATCCGACCGTACCGAAAGAAAAAATCGTCGCGAATTTCTGCTTGGACATGCCTTTCTTTTTCCATCCGTTGCTCGACATTGTTCCGTATGGCGCAGAACATTCGAGCCTGGGACGCGAAACGAAACTGGCTGCTGACTTTGTGGGCGTGCAAATTAGCCCTGACCCAATTCCCGAACAGACCGTGTTTATGCGAAGCGATCATTTCAGCTTTGTCCGGCAGGGAATTCCAGCTATTTACATTAAAAGCGGCTCTCAGACGGGCAATCCTAAACTCGACGGGACGAAGCTCAACCTCGACTGGCGGGCGACGATCTACCATTCGCCACAGGACGACATCAATCAACCGTTCGATTTTAACGCTGCGGCCAAACACGTGCAGTTGCAGTTTCTGATTGGCTACTTAGCCGCCCAGGCCGACAGCCGCCCAACGTGGAACAAGGCTGATTTTTTTGGGACCAAGTTCGGTCAAACCAGTGTCATAAAATAA
- a CDS encoding ferritin-like domain-containing protein: MIDNKEIVDDLNDLVKINNDRIHGYEESIKDSEDAQLNDLFRHMIIQSEQFRSQLAEHIVRIDGTAVADAGSTDLSSKLHRAWIDIKSAVTGKNRDTILSSVEFGENAAVEAYQDAIEKDNIPAYIKEDLQKQLSELKGAHEKIKALHQAA, translated from the coding sequence ATGATTGATAACAAAGAAATCGTTGATGACCTCAACGATCTGGTCAAAATCAACAATGACCGCATTCACGGCTACGAAGAATCTATCAAAGACAGCGAAGATGCTCAACTGAACGATCTGTTCCGCCACATGATCATCCAGAGCGAACAATTCCGCAGCCAATTAGCTGAGCACATCGTTCGGATCGATGGTACGGCTGTTGCTGACGCAGGTTCGACAGATCTGTCGAGCAAATTGCACCGGGCATGGATCGACATTAAATCGGCTGTTACGGGCAAAAACCGGGATACCATCCTGAGTTCCGTAGAATTCGGTGAGAACGCAGCGGTGGAAGCCTATCAGGATGCTATTGAGAAGGACAACATCCCCGCATACATCAAAGAAGATCTACAGAAGCAGTTGAGCGAGCTAAAAGGCGCTCACGAAAAGATCAAAGCTTTGCATCAGGCAGCATAA
- a CDS encoding NUDIX hydrolase, whose translation MTPDNDPRPWTVESSEYIHQLPWFTVRKDAIRMESGGSIPDYFILEYPDWINVVAVTTDGQLVLIRQYRHGIAGVHYELCAGVVDPNEDPLVAAQRELLEETGFGGGQWTPLMTLSANPGTHANLTHAFLAVGVELQQAQHLEITEEITVHVVSPERTWEIINNGEMMQSLHLAPLLKYLAGR comes from the coding sequence ATGACTCCCGATAACGATCCCCGTCCGTGGACGGTTGAAAGCTCCGAATACATTCACCAGTTGCCGTGGTTTACGGTTCGTAAGGATGCCATCCGAATGGAAAGTGGCGGCTCAATTCCCGATTATTTTATTCTTGAATACCCCGATTGGATCAACGTCGTCGCGGTGACAACGGACGGCCAATTGGTGCTGATCCGGCAGTATCGCCACGGCATCGCAGGGGTTCACTACGAACTATGCGCGGGTGTTGTCGATCCGAACGAAGATCCGCTTGTGGCAGCCCAGCGCGAACTACTAGAGGAGACGGGTTTCGGGGGCGGTCAGTGGACACCGTTGATGACACTCTCTGCCAATCCGGGGACACACGCTAACCTGACCCATGCTTTTCTGGCAGTGGGCGTAGAATTGCAACAGGCGCAGCATCTCGAAATAACCGAAGAAATTACGGTCCATGTGGTGTCGCCGGAACGCACCTGGGAAATTATCAATAACGGCGAAATGATGCAGAGCCTTCATCTGGCTCCTTTGCTGAAGTATCTGGCTGGTCGATGA
- a CDS encoding oligosaccharide flippase family protein, with protein MLSTIRYQLQTYINTTHPRTRKIHINTVFSLFSKAGSMGVSLLLVPLTIDYLSEATYGTWVTISSMTSMLMFFDLGIGNGLRNKFAEAVSKQDRRLAQTLVSTAYGIFGIVQIGFIVLFFLFINYIPWARLLNTTIDQQQLQLVLLVMIVAMAIKLVLDILTYVLLALQESGQVNVINFLANGLVLITTYALTQFSHNKLIYLAAVTALSPILVLLVSGILFYRSRLTIYRPLVGLIDWTHARSILSLGYKFFLIQLCFIVVFYTDNLLINYLFGPVAVTTYSIAFRYFMIVNTLFGLVAVPYWSAFTEASTRNDITWMKQTCRHLYKLWLGLVGVVTLMVVFAQPVYTLWVGQRVSVPVELSSSLGLFVIITNWNLVASTVLNGLGKMRLQVYYALLTAVTNIALALFFGKFLGWGSTGVVLASVVALLWGAILGTIQMYKLLKGTASGFWNQ; from the coding sequence ATGCTATCAACGATACGTTATCAGCTACAAACTTATATTAATACAACCCACCCCCGGACCCGGAAAATACACATCAATACCGTATTCAGTTTATTCAGTAAGGCCGGTAGCATGGGGGTATCACTGCTGTTAGTTCCCTTAACGATTGATTACTTATCGGAAGCTACGTACGGTACCTGGGTGACCATTAGCTCAATGACTTCTATGCTCATGTTTTTCGATTTAGGCATTGGTAATGGTCTACGCAACAAATTTGCGGAGGCTGTTTCTAAGCAAGATCGCAGGCTAGCACAGACGTTGGTAAGCACCGCCTATGGTATTTTCGGTATCGTGCAAATAGGCTTTATCGTATTGTTTTTTCTCTTCATTAATTACATTCCCTGGGCGCGGTTGCTCAATACGACTATTGATCAGCAGCAATTGCAACTCGTGCTGCTGGTAATGATCGTGGCTATGGCCATCAAATTGGTACTCGACATTCTGACGTATGTGCTGCTGGCGTTGCAGGAGTCGGGTCAGGTAAACGTGATTAATTTTTTGGCGAACGGGCTAGTGCTAATTACTACCTACGCACTCACCCAGTTTAGCCACAACAAGTTGATTTATCTGGCTGCGGTGACGGCCCTAAGTCCGATCCTGGTGCTGCTGGTGAGCGGTATCCTGTTCTATCGATCTCGCCTAACCATATACCGGCCATTGGTTGGACTCATCGACTGGACTCATGCCCGAAGTATCTTATCGCTCGGCTACAAGTTTTTTCTGATTCAGCTCTGTTTTATCGTGGTATTTTATACCGATAATCTACTGATCAATTATCTATTTGGCCCCGTAGCGGTAACCACCTATTCGATTGCCTTTCGCTATTTTATGATTGTCAACACGTTGTTTGGGCTGGTTGCTGTACCCTACTGGTCGGCCTTTACGGAAGCCTCTACCCGGAATGACATAACGTGGATGAAACAGACGTGTCGGCACTTGTACAAGCTGTGGCTGGGCTTAGTAGGCGTGGTGACCTTGATGGTTGTGTTCGCCCAGCCGGTCTATACGCTTTGGGTTGGTCAGCGGGTAAGCGTTCCGGTAGAACTAAGTAGTAGTTTAGGCTTGTTTGTGATCATTACCAACTGGAATCTGGTAGCCAGCACGGTGCTCAATGGACTAGGCAAAATGCGCTTGCAAGTCTACTATGCCCTCCTGACAGCGGTGACCAACATTGCTTTAGCGCTGTTTTTCGGGAAGTTCTTGGGGTGGGGGAGTACAGGTGTGGTGTTGGCCTCGGTTGTGGCGTTGTTGTGGGGAGCGATTCTGGGTACAATCCAGATGTACAAACTGCTTAAAGGAACGGCCTCTGGCTTCTGGAATCAATAA
- a CDS encoding pyridoxal phosphate-dependent aminotransferase has translation MIIPLAHRADQTQEYYFSVKLTEVRRLQAAGNDVINLGIGNPDLMPSANTIDALIQSAQQPTAHGYQPYKGTPGLRKAIVQFYAHTYGVPLDADTEILPLIGSKEGITHISMTFLNEGDRVLVPELGYPAYRAVSSMVGAKVDEYPLLEYGGWQPDWDVMAELVAQSSDSGRTKILWMNYPHMPTGAPATHALFERAVRFAHDHRILLCHDNPYSLILNKKSPISLLSIDGAKDVAIELNSLSKSHNMAGWRIGWMAGTKAYVDAVLTMKSNVDSGQFKPLMDAASEALTNSDDWHRERNAVYQGRLDAIHAFLDALGCTYTTDQEGLFIWAKLPESVESAEKLVDDLLQTKHIFIAPGFIFGPKGNRYIRVSLCMPKERIEEAVKRLTSWS, from the coding sequence ATGATCATCCCTCTTGCCCACCGCGCTGATCAAACGCAGGAATACTATTTTTCGGTAAAACTGACCGAAGTCCGTCGCTTACAGGCGGCTGGAAACGATGTAATTAACCTGGGTATCGGGAACCCGGACCTGATGCCGTCGGCCAATACGATCGATGCGCTTATTCAGTCGGCGCAACAGCCAACGGCGCATGGGTATCAACCGTATAAAGGTACCCCCGGCCTACGTAAGGCTATAGTGCAATTTTATGCGCATACCTATGGTGTGCCCCTCGATGCCGATACCGAAATTTTACCGCTGATCGGTTCGAAAGAAGGCATTACGCATATCTCGATGACCTTTTTGAACGAAGGCGATCGGGTCCTTGTCCCTGAACTGGGTTATCCGGCCTACCGGGCCGTGAGCAGCATGGTAGGGGCGAAGGTTGATGAGTATCCGTTGCTGGAATACGGTGGCTGGCAACCCGATTGGGACGTTATGGCTGAGCTGGTGGCGCAGTCGTCGGACAGCGGGCGGACCAAAATTCTGTGGATGAATTATCCGCACATGCCGACGGGCGCACCTGCTACCCACGCGTTGTTCGAGCGTGCCGTACGGTTTGCGCATGATCATCGGATATTGCTCTGCCACGATAATCCGTACAGCCTGATTCTAAACAAAAAATCACCCATCAGTCTCTTGTCCATCGATGGAGCGAAGGACGTGGCTATCGAACTAAATTCGTTGAGCAAATCGCACAATATGGCCGGTTGGCGCATTGGCTGGATGGCTGGTACCAAAGCGTACGTCGATGCGGTGCTGACGATGAAGAGCAACGTCGATTCGGGGCAGTTTAAACCGCTGATGGACGCAGCCTCCGAAGCGCTGACCAACTCCGACGACTGGCATCGGGAGCGTAACGCCGTTTATCAGGGACGATTGGATGCTATTCACGCGTTTCTGGATGCGCTTGGCTGCACGTATACCACCGATCAGGAAGGATTATTCATCTGGGCTAAACTACCCGAGTCGGTGGAGTCGGCGGAGAAGCTAGTGGATGATCTGCTACAAACGAAACATATATTTATCGCACCGGGCTTCATCTTTGGACCGAAAGGTAATCGCTACATCCGGGTGTCACTCTGCATGCCAAAAGAACGCATTGAAGAGGCCGTAAAACGCTTAACATCATGGTCGTAA